One window from the genome of Pseudoalteromonas sp. '520P1 No. 423' encodes:
- a CDS encoding DUF2339 domain-containing protein: protein MMIVGLLIFLIGIATEEYIYGIIFATLIYLLDSNRKLQTRVKLLERDNLKPQTITQKSSNETSAVNTHKNAHVETHSANPKENLNPEQQIKFESTLPQAKIINKNHNLKSINDEKSASLKTVVVHKNTFTQSIINKILEPLISSVLGPFTSLLSSFTKIYAHYKKQGKAPVFFLTLAGIVTLVMGFGYLLQYSFNEYLPPLGKVSMGYLSALAILIFAIKLNKSRNDMSEYCASLIGLSVILLYLCSYFLGPYYQLISDLNTFVLLIIICAFGYVLSKVYETRIVAFISLIGGTLAPIFLISIINNAPFLYLSFLLLICIGAAVIAFSIRWQLLAQISFILSIGLVEFVLLQAHTSQAITAVILVHLFFYKMCVNLYFQWFTFKSNRQNCLIQLCVSLAFMLVTLEQVSSSSQQYGFLLLFNAFLAAAVFLFCQITRLKSLINKDFKIIALLVSGFFTGTALLILISTDLLSLVWGIEGLILLYLGLRFNFYNVRIEAYLLLLVSSLSAIFNICIWFVDAIAPLPILVSFEFNMGYLNLVSIVALSFVMPILLNINIRMITYKEKILKNYLNQLSICMLSLLFMTSIACFYDKGFWLFSLIPLFSLIVISHKFNWPKLEKIAFLHWLLLLIPVITSGLHIGDFHFKTQTLIGQIARVEAFIAFWLIAYFYRKLFTKSALFKIAQHLDTTFFIILPVCFLPSVYRQSPELMPVVLWGSALLSIFIYCKLQRPILWLMAKLVLLIATSTSIFACYLIRFDNWQGYGLSALLLGCALLLTLLLISKSFTHQITSSLDVFKNKVTSLVAPICIFWGISLFIFIFGITNSAYYGLFSTIIYCYALILLPYFNIRMKPYYGTTHKYIWLASLCLAFGLWLYNDITQLNNASSIAVIYIPLMCSLFFISYTHKPRFVLTRRLGVNQKISLLMSHLCLTSIYLSIIYLYEAKLTSPLISILLVIHGTNLLFHTLKTQYLWLMPICIGYFVIATSKVLLWDISGFTVLQKVIAFMFIGCILLGSAFQFQKLKTKN from the coding sequence ATGATGATAGTTGGATTGCTCATTTTTCTTATAGGTATTGCTACTGAAGAATATATATATGGAATTATATTCGCGACCCTTATTTATCTACTTGATAGTAATAGAAAACTACAAACTAGAGTCAAGTTATTAGAAAGGGATAATTTAAAGCCTCAAACCATTACTCAGAAAAGTTCAAATGAGACTTCTGCAGTTAATACACACAAAAATGCTCATGTAGAGACCCATTCAGCTAATCCAAAAGAAAATTTAAACCCAGAACAACAAATTAAATTTGAAAGTACGCTTCCTCAAGCAAAAATAATAAATAAAAATCATAATTTAAAAAGCATAAATGATGAAAAGTCAGCAAGCTTAAAAACGGTTGTTGTACATAAAAATACATTTACTCAGAGTATTATTAATAAAATATTAGAACCGCTTATCTCTTCAGTTTTAGGCCCCTTTACTAGCTTACTGAGCTCATTTACAAAAATATATGCCCACTATAAAAAACAAGGAAAAGCACCCGTTTTCTTTTTAACGCTTGCTGGTATCGTCACATTAGTAATGGGATTTGGTTATTTACTACAATATTCATTTAATGAATATCTGCCTCCTTTAGGTAAAGTGAGTATGGGATATTTAAGTGCTTTAGCAATTTTAATCTTTGCCATAAAACTTAATAAATCTCGCAATGATATGTCTGAATATTGTGCAAGCCTAATTGGCTTAAGTGTGATTTTATTGTATTTATGTAGTTATTTTTTAGGCCCTTATTATCAACTTATATCAGACTTAAATACCTTTGTTTTATTAATTATCATTTGTGCTTTCGGTTATGTTTTATCTAAGGTTTATGAAACACGTATCGTCGCTTTTATTAGCTTAATTGGGGGGACATTAGCGCCTATTTTCCTCATATCTATCATCAATAATGCCCCTTTTTTATATCTGAGTTTTTTACTGCTTATTTGCATAGGCGCTGCGGTAATCGCTTTTTCCATACGTTGGCAATTATTAGCTCAAATCAGCTTTATTTTAAGCATCGGCTTAGTAGAATTTGTATTATTACAAGCACACACTAGCCAAGCAATTACGGCGGTTATCTTAGTACATTTGTTTTTCTATAAAATGTGCGTAAATCTTTATTTCCAGTGGTTTACATTTAAATCGAATCGGCAAAATTGTTTAATTCAATTATGTGTATCTTTAGCCTTTATGTTAGTAACACTTGAGCAAGTATCTTCATCGTCACAGCAATATGGCTTTTTACTTTTATTTAATGCTTTTTTAGCCGCGGCTGTATTTTTGTTTTGTCAAATCACACGTTTAAAGTCACTTATAAACAAAGATTTTAAAATCATTGCGCTACTGGTATCAGGATTTTTTACAGGGACTGCTTTATTAATACTAATCTCTACTGACCTGCTTAGTTTAGTGTGGGGGATTGAAGGCCTAATATTGTTATATCTAGGCTTACGCTTCAATTTTTATAACGTACGAATAGAGGCTTATTTATTACTGTTAGTTTCATCCCTGAGCGCTATTTTTAATATATGTATCTGGTTTGTTGATGCTATAGCCCCCTTGCCAATATTGGTGTCGTTTGAATTTAATATGGGGTATTTAAATTTAGTTAGTATTGTTGCTTTAAGTTTTGTGATGCCTATTTTATTAAATATAAATATCAGAATGATTACTTACAAAGAAAAAATATTAAAAAATTATTTAAATCAATTAAGCATTTGCATGCTGTCTTTATTGTTTATGACAAGCATTGCTTGCTTTTATGATAAAGGTTTTTGGCTATTTTCCTTGATACCTTTATTTAGCCTGATTGTTATCAGCCATAAGTTTAATTGGCCTAAATTAGAAAAGATCGCTTTTCTACATTGGTTATTATTATTGATACCTGTGATTACAAGTGGTTTGCATATAGGTGATTTTCATTTTAAAACTCAAACATTAATAGGACAAATTGCCCGAGTAGAAGCATTCATCGCCTTTTGGCTAATAGCTTATTTCTACCGAAAACTATTTACAAAAAGTGCATTGTTTAAAATAGCACAACATCTAGATACGACATTTTTTATTATTCTACCTGTATGCTTTTTACCTTCGGTTTATAGACAGTCACCTGAATTGATGCCGGTAGTTTTATGGGGTTCAGCGTTATTATCCATTTTTATTTATTGTAAATTGCAACGCCCAATATTGTGGCTGATGGCAAAATTAGTATTATTAATAGCTACATCAACCAGTATATTTGCCTGTTATTTAATTCGTTTTGACAATTGGCAAGGCTATGGGTTAAGCGCGTTACTGCTTGGTTGCGCATTACTGCTAACGCTGTTATTGATATCAAAGTCTTTTACGCATCAAATAACGTCATCTTTAGATGTATTTAAAAACAAGGTGACGTCTTTAGTTGCACCAATTTGTATTTTTTGGGGCATAAGTCTTTTCATTTTTATATTTGGCATAACAAATAGTGCTTATTATGGCTTATTCAGTACCATTATTTATTGCTATGCTCTGATCTTATTACCTTATTTTAATATCCGAATGAAGCCTTATTATGGCACTACCCATAAGTATATTTGGCTTGCAAGCTTATGTTTAGCCTTTGGGTTATGGCTATATAACGATATAACTCAGCTTAATAATGCTTCTTCTATTGCTGTTATATATATACCATTAATGTGTAGTCTATTTTTTATCTCTTATACCCATAAACCGCGCTTTGTATTGACCCGCAGATTAGGTGTAAACCAAAAAATCAGCCTATTAATGTCTCACTTATGTTTAACTTCTATTTATTTGAGCATTATTTATCTTTATGAGGCTAAGCTCACAAGCCCATTAATTTCAATTTTACTGGTGATACATGGTACAAATTTATTGTTCCATACTTTAAAAACACAATATTTATGGTTGATGCCTATTTGTATTGGCTATTTTGTTATCGCAACATCAAAAGTTTTATTGTGGGATATTAGTGGCTTTACTGTACTGCAAAAAGTAATCGCATTTATGTTTATAGGCTGTATTTTATTAGGTTCTGCTTTTCAATTTCAGAAACTAAAAACTAAAAACTAA
- a CDS encoding winged helix-turn-helix domain-containing protein: protein MTDRAIDSYVKNIRKRFKQSGAEERVIESVYGAGYKLVLP, encoded by the coding sequence ATTACAGATCGTGCCATTGATAGCTATGTTAAAAATATTCGAAAACGTTTCAAGCAATCTGGTGCCGAAGAAAGGGTAATAGAATCTGTATATGGTGCTGGATATAAACTGGTATTACCTTAG
- a CDS encoding HAMP domain-containing sensor histidine kinase: MERKKTLFSDLSHELRTPLIVLKLQLESLEFDLVNDKEAEFKSMHVKIDDLNQLVSDINELSLMNDDSINIIKEPFKCKLFISGFSNEFKAFASDFDYTEKIILNDNVMLFACRQKIQQVLVNLAANSIKFTDAPGRIIFHVSKSIIN; encoded by the coding sequence ATGGAACGAAAAAAAACATTATTTTCAGATTTATCTCATGAGTTACGAACCCCTTTAATAGTATTAAAGTTACAGCTAGAATCTTTAGAGTTTGATTTAGTAAATGATAAAGAAGCTGAATTTAAAAGTATGCATGTTAAAATTGATGATTTAAATCAACTGGTAAGTGATATAAATGAACTTTCACTTATGAATGATGATTCAATAAATATAATAAAAGAGCCATTTAAATGTAAGTTATTTATTTCTGGTTTTTCAAATGAATTTAAAGCATTCGCGAGTGATTTTGACTATACCGAAAAGATAATACTTAATGATAATGTGATGTTGTTTGCTTGTAGGCAGAAAATCCAACAGGTGTTAGTCAATTTAGCTGCAAACTCGATAAAATTTACTGATGCCCCAGGAAGAATCATTTTTCATGTAAGCAAAAGCATAATAAATTAG
- a CDS encoding ATP-binding protein — translation MLSVSDTSPGVQNKSQKKLFERLHTEKTSRNKDLGGSGLGLVISKSIIDMHYGSIKAKNSRLCGLKVIISLPLYKNET, via the coding sequence GTGTTAAGTGTTTCAGATACCTCACCTGGTGTGCAAAATAAGTCTCAGAAGAAACTTTTTGAGCGTCTACATACAGAAAAAACGTCCCGAAATAAAGATTTAGGTGGCAGTGGTTTAGGCTTAGTTATCTCTAAAAGTATTATCGATATGCATTATGGTTCTATTAAAGCTAAAAATAGCCGTTTGTGCGGCCTTAAAGTGATAATTTCTTTACCTTTATATAAAAATGAAACTTAA
- a CDS encoding tRNA-(ms[2]io[6]A)-hydroxylase, which produces MFELKYDTPFEWTEAVLADFDSFLQDHASAEKKASGMATSMLSHYPDRETLVRTMTDLAIEELFHFKEVLKLLTHKGLTLGNDKKDTYIKEMRGVFRGDPLKFFLDRLLLGAVIEARGCERFALVGEALPEGKEKQFYVEIAASEEKHKNLFVELAYEYFDKAEVDERLEEILIYEAEVCAKLPHRAALH; this is translated from the coding sequence ATGTTTGAATTAAAATACGATACTCCTTTTGAATGGACCGAAGCGGTTCTTGCTGATTTTGACAGCTTTTTACAAGATCATGCATCAGCAGAGAAAAAAGCCTCGGGTATGGCAACATCTATGCTGTCTCATTACCCTGATAGAGAAACTCTAGTAAGAACAATGACAGATCTTGCAATTGAGGAGCTTTTTCATTTTAAAGAAGTGCTTAAATTGTTGACTCATAAAGGTCTTACTTTAGGTAATGATAAAAAAGACACCTATATCAAAGAAATGCGCGGTGTATTTCGTGGAGATCCACTTAAATTCTTTTTAGATAGATTACTTTTAGGTGCTGTAATTGAAGCAAGAGGCTGTGAACGTTTTGCCCTTGTAGGTGAAGCATTACCAGAAGGTAAAGAGAAACAGTTTTATGTTGAAATCGCGGCCTCTGAAGAAAAACATAAAAACTTATTTGTAGAATTAGCTTATGAGTATTTTGATAAAGCTGAAGTAGATGAAAGATTAGAAGAGATTTTAATCTATGAGGCAGAAGTATGTGCAAAATTACCGCATCGCGCTGCTTTACACTAA
- a CDS encoding TonB-dependent siderophore receptor, whose amino-acid sequence MKYSTLFLALSAALSAPLAQATDKKIEVIEVQGSYFNDYKIDDANGAMRTNTSLLNTAQSVTVIPDTIVNEQLATTLGEVLLNDASLTAGSKQRNREVFNLRGFTLSSSNGYLRDGHQHWSHYQQPIETLESVEVIKGPSSILYGQSAPGGLVNMVTKKPTTKTMLNVGADFDGEGSTRFVLDAGGALNEDESLRYRGVLVKQDVDYWREYQNGEQRERDRFLGAVVVDYDLSENALVRFHYDRTDDKAGLDTGAWLNSDGDVIGDDKTIRDMSWAFTDITVENMGFDVSYFLSEQWQVKLGYNEQKFSRQRFESSPKKPSDFVEGDSYTSKPYDRFDDWQFKTMFADFVGEFEIAGMEHQLLIGANSLDYYYGQLKTNGDSFEYQAGMNEASRPDITYKTDDSLYTSEYDYYGIYVQDLVTVNEQWQVSFGGRYDKQNKKGADNESFVPKLGVLYHPFETATLYASYSEGFEPQGSEKLHDEEDKNHGMKLDAMTSEQLEIGVKWQLFDDRLMLTTALFDIKKTGMLIREDLPNDPDFETITTQEGERQHKGFELAAQGAATDRLFVMASTAYLDANGTVDAPNWSASLWSRYEFNDALAVNAGVFYEGERFANSSNTITKDGYARVDIGATYKMSLGQKDINFRFNVENLFDAEYLAGGSDSNVTIGEGTNFRLAAQFSL is encoded by the coding sequence ATGAAGTATTCAACATTATTTTTAGCGCTTAGCGCTGCCTTATCAGCGCCTTTAGCACAAGCAACCGATAAAAAAATTGAAGTTATTGAAGTTCAAGGCTCTTATTTTAATGATTATAAAATTGATGATGCAAATGGTGCCATGCGCACAAATACTTCATTATTAAATACAGCACAATCAGTGACTGTGATCCCAGATACAATCGTAAATGAACAATTAGCAACTACATTAGGTGAAGTTTTGCTTAATGATGCCAGCTTAACGGCAGGCTCAAAACAAAGAAACCGTGAAGTTTTTAATTTACGTGGTTTTACTTTAAGTTCTTCAAATGGTTATTTAAGAGATGGGCATCAGCATTGGTCGCATTATCAACAACCGATTGAAACGCTTGAAAGTGTAGAGGTCATTAAAGGCCCATCTAGTATTTTATATGGTCAGTCTGCACCAGGCGGTTTAGTTAATATGGTCACTAAAAAGCCAACAACTAAAACCATGTTAAATGTAGGTGCAGATTTTGATGGTGAAGGTTCTACACGTTTTGTTTTAGATGCGGGCGGTGCACTAAATGAAGATGAATCTTTAAGATACCGTGGTGTATTAGTTAAACAAGATGTTGACTACTGGCGTGAATATCAAAATGGTGAGCAAAGAGAGCGTGATCGCTTTTTAGGTGCCGTTGTTGTTGATTACGATTTGTCAGAAAATGCTTTAGTGAGATTTCACTACGACCGTACCGACGATAAAGCCGGACTAGATACAGGTGCTTGGTTAAATAGCGATGGCGATGTAATTGGCGATGATAAAACAATTCGTGATATGTCATGGGCTTTTACTGATATTACAGTTGAAAATATGGGCTTTGATGTTAGCTACTTTTTAAGTGAACAATGGCAAGTAAAATTAGGTTATAACGAACAAAAATTTAGTCGTCAGCGTTTTGAGTCATCACCTAAAAAGCCAAGCGATTTTGTTGAAGGCGATAGCTATACATCAAAACCTTACGATAGATTTGATGACTGGCAATTTAAAACCATGTTTGCTGATTTTGTAGGTGAATTTGAGATAGCAGGTATGGAGCATCAATTATTAATAGGCGCAAACTCACTAGATTATTATTACGGTCAATTAAAAACAAATGGTGACAGCTTTGAATACCAAGCAGGTATGAATGAAGCTTCACGTCCAGATATTACATATAAAACTGATGACTCTTTATATACCAGTGAATATGATTATTACGGTATTTATGTTCAAGATTTAGTGACAGTAAATGAGCAATGGCAAGTATCATTTGGTGGCCGTTATGATAAACAAAATAAAAAGGGAGCGGATAATGAGTCTTTCGTACCTAAGTTAGGCGTGCTTTACCATCCATTTGAAACAGCAACACTCTATGCAAGTTATTCAGAAGGGTTTGAACCTCAAGGTAGCGAAAAATTACATGATGAAGAAGATAAAAATCATGGCATGAAGTTAGATGCAATGACATCTGAGCAGTTAGAGATTGGAGTGAAATGGCAACTGTTTGATGATCGATTAATGCTTACAACAGCGTTATTCGATATTAAAAAAACGGGTATGCTGATCAGAGAAGATTTACCTAATGATCCTGATTTTGAAACGATTACAACTCAAGAAGGAGAAAGGCAGCATAAAGGCTTTGAATTAGCTGCACAGGGAGCTGCAACAGATCGATTATTTGTAATGGCATCCACGGCATATCTTGATGCAAACGGAACAGTAGATGCACCAAACTGGTCTGCATCTTTATGGTCTCGTTATGAATTTAATGATGCATTAGCTGTAAATGCAGGCGTATTTTATGAAGGCGAACGTTTTGCAAATAGTAGTAATACAATCACTAAAGACGGTTATGCCAGAGTTGATATTGGTGCTACTTATAAAATGTCATTAGGCCAAAAAGATATTAACTTTAGATTCAATGTTGAAAACTTATTTGATGCTGAATATTTAGCGGGCGGCAGCGATTCAAATGTCACTATAGGCGAAGGTACAAACTTTCGTTTAGCAGCACAATTTAGTTTATAA
- a CDS encoding sulfotransferase, whose protein sequence is MTEQKIFIIGLPRTATTSVCAAMLELGFKTAHTAYTNQSMNDAQVIADTPVFCDYQLLDKTYPNAKFIYLQRDSTVWLPSIRQLLIRMYKNLQRTDGGFNPTLKRCYNDIFSPLTLENIENDDFLQSCYDRHQQGINEYFKGREQDLLQIDVSDKNSFDSLLAFLEIDTIQTQLTGFERINIGGKVTAWKQIKNPLKIEATQKGKVDRVRP, encoded by the coding sequence GTGACAGAACAAAAAATATTTATTATTGGTTTGCCTCGTACAGCAACTACAAGTGTGTGTGCGGCAATGCTAGAGTTAGGTTTTAAAACAGCCCATACGGCATATACAAATCAGTCGATGAATGATGCTCAAGTGATAGCGGATACGCCAGTATTTTGTGACTACCAGCTTTTAGATAAAACATACCCAAACGCCAAGTTTATTTATTTACAACGAGATTCTACTGTTTGGTTACCCTCAATTAGACAGTTATTAATACGTATGTATAAAAATTTGCAACGTACAGATGGTGGTTTTAATCCAACACTAAAACGTTGCTATAACGATATATTTTCTCCTCTTACACTTGAAAATATTGAAAATGATGATTTTTTACAGTCATGTTACGATCGCCATCAACAGGGTATAAATGAATACTTTAAAGGTCGAGAGCAAGATTTACTTCAAATAGATGTCAGTGATAAAAATAGTTTTGACTCTTTATTAGCTTTCTTAGAAATTGATACGATACAAACGCAATTAACAGGCTTTGAACGAATTAATATTGGTGGCAAAGTGACAGCTTGGAAACAAATAAAAAACCCATTAAAAATTGAAGCCACTCAAAAAGGAAAAGTGGATAGGGTTAGGCCTTAA
- a CDS encoding DNA-binding response regulator has protein sequence MLTAKVNEADRLIGLGAGADDYVCKSFSAPELVMCVKAILKSTKGQVSSQILSVAQEKQLVLYKNVKVNLTALEYGLFLLLYNSPERIYSREQIIDLA, from the coding sequence ATGCTTACTGCAAAAGTAAATGAAGCTGATCGACTTATAGGTCTAGGAGCTGGGGCTGATGATTATGTATGTAAGTCATTTAGTGCGCCAGAATTGGTGATGTGCGTTAAAGCGATTCTAAAAAGCACCAAAGGCCAAGTGAGTTCTCAGATCTTATCTGTTGCTCAAGAGAAACAACTTGTTTTGTATAAAAATGTAAAAGTAAACCTAACTGCATTAGAGTACGGGTTATTTTTATTGTTATATAACTCCCCAGAACGCATATACTCCCGTGAACAAATAATCGATTTAGCTTAG
- a CDS encoding TonB family protein, with the protein MKFKKLSLAFAFTLPLLVNANDLKEVNTQFKDAYHQYQAAIKTTDKKKQLEYAKLSYDLGKQVYGEQDINTARLGFNLASIYNNTHKPEQARKVLAPLIEIYKTQLGKYHIELVDLYFAYAKSLPYKKNDMAERYYKKALTVIDEQSEKDPLLKALITLDAGIELLAIGSRKSKMILDAQEYLIEQFPANDKRVVKANFYAGKYYLARKSYGKSVENFESNLAIFEALKGPTHPLELNTHAFLINALEKSGKSDEATKHCIAIGKMRPWDDDQEQRPLYRANPEYPNSMARARQNGSVKIEFTISDFGFVTDAKIINPEESKGFHKVALAALDKWRYAPKFENGVAVEAKSTVQLDFKIAR; encoded by the coding sequence ATGAAATTTAAAAAACTAAGTTTAGCGTTTGCTTTTACTTTGCCGCTATTAGTAAATGCCAATGATTTAAAGGAAGTGAATACACAATTTAAAGATGCTTATCATCAATATCAAGCAGCGATTAAAACAACAGATAAAAAAAAGCAGCTTGAGTATGCAAAGTTATCTTATGATCTTGGCAAACAAGTGTATGGTGAGCAAGATATTAATACAGCGCGCCTAGGCTTTAACTTAGCGTCAATTTATAATAATACTCACAAACCGGAGCAAGCAAGAAAAGTACTAGCGCCTTTAATTGAGATATATAAAACACAGTTAGGCAAATATCATATTGAACTTGTTGATTTATATTTTGCTTATGCTAAGTCTCTGCCTTATAAAAAGAATGATATGGCAGAACGCTATTATAAAAAAGCACTGACAGTAATTGATGAGCAATCAGAAAAAGATCCTTTATTAAAAGCATTGATCACTTTAGATGCGGGTATTGAATTATTAGCCATAGGCTCTAGAAAAAGTAAAATGATTTTAGATGCACAAGAATATTTAATTGAGCAGTTTCCTGCAAACGATAAACGTGTTGTAAAAGCAAATTTTTATGCGGGTAAATATTATTTAGCACGTAAGAGTTATGGTAAGTCAGTAGAAAATTTTGAATCAAATTTAGCTATATTTGAAGCCTTAAAAGGCCCAACACATCCACTTGAGCTCAATACCCATGCCTTTTTAATTAATGCATTGGAAAAGTCAGGTAAAAGTGATGAAGCAACTAAGCATTGTATTGCGATTGGTAAAATGAGACCTTGGGATGACGATCAAGAACAAAGACCTTTGTATCGTGCAAATCCAGAATATCCAAATAGCATGGCAAGAGCTAGGCAAAATGGCTCAGTAAAAATTGAATTTACAATTTCTGATTTTGGATTTGTGACTGATGCAAAAATAATTAACCCTGAAGAATCAAAAGGATTTCATAAAGTAGCGTTAGCAGCTTTAGATAAGTGGCGTTACGCGCCTAAATTTGAAAATGGTGTTGCAGTAGAGGCTAAATCAACTGTTCAACTAGACTTTAAGATTGCTCGTTAA